One Myxococcaceae bacterium JPH2 DNA window includes the following coding sequences:
- a CDS encoding cytochrome C, which produces MPLALEVNNGQGVPLKVRAGQAFYVNQLDIRASINAFKDEGVNGLRRDGDFTGVGWMGVQQADQEFVLLSNADGTYTRRRFFRGAAWMDLPSFFIVEPVDARGFLTGLPIVLNAGTEHERRTNQDDFFIRRFRAIQWTRDCVSTESCAGAKVFEEEALVELRNAYEHSKAQTLTFRADTRGVRLRWSLRPAAPWLIPVEQVKNPEFAYGFGIDIQPLTPPGANGTYAPGSDITFQLTLRDGAGKRLHPKGSLPTYNETVPPGAPGNAAGIQYYSAFFDPTTTYYRRKHRERMMMTQLIGPAQDIQPIRTIIDLEAFLDDSADVQTVATPERDGVYGQFMTFPPANKLFGGAFFPNEGRWDAPVSDTWTYHIPADARPGTYLVSAKARRVYLGEDRPASRTIEIQVGSPVHTEAKLTTGPCNSCHSQGGQLAEVLHGNDNRAACAACHAPLGFELEGPIVVRTHFIHSRSNRFDAPLEKCSSCHLTQDSTQRTSKAACLSCHKSYPDSHVAKFGPIESMYVGGGRESFQQCTGACHKTHPGSGF; this is translated from the coding sequence GTGCCACTGGCCCTGGAAGTGAACAATGGCCAGGGCGTGCCCCTGAAGGTGCGCGCCGGCCAGGCCTTCTACGTGAACCAGCTGGACATCCGCGCGTCCATCAACGCCTTCAAGGACGAGGGCGTGAACGGGCTGCGCCGCGACGGTGACTTCACCGGCGTGGGCTGGATGGGCGTGCAGCAGGCGGACCAGGAGTTCGTGCTCCTGTCCAACGCGGACGGCACCTATACCCGCCGGCGCTTCTTCCGCGGCGCGGCGTGGATGGACCTGCCCAGCTTCTTCATCGTGGAGCCGGTGGACGCGCGCGGCTTCCTCACCGGCCTGCCCATCGTGCTCAACGCCGGCACCGAGCACGAGCGCCGCACCAACCAGGACGACTTCTTCATCCGCCGCTTCCGCGCCATCCAGTGGACGCGCGACTGCGTCAGCACCGAGAGCTGCGCGGGCGCCAAGGTCTTCGAGGAAGAGGCCCTGGTGGAGCTCAGAAACGCCTACGAGCACTCCAAGGCCCAGACGCTCACCTTCCGCGCGGACACCCGCGGCGTGCGCCTGCGCTGGAGCCTGCGCCCCGCCGCGCCCTGGCTCATCCCCGTGGAGCAGGTGAAGAACCCCGAGTTCGCCTACGGCTTCGGCATCGACATCCAGCCCCTTACGCCGCCGGGCGCCAACGGAACCTACGCCCCTGGGTCGGACATCACCTTCCAGCTCACACTTCGTGACGGCGCCGGCAAGCGACTTCACCCCAAGGGCAGCCTGCCCACCTACAATGAGACCGTTCCGCCCGGCGCCCCCGGCAACGCGGCGGGAATTCAGTATTATTCAGCTTTCTTCGACCCGACGACGACGTATTACCGGCGGAAGCACCGGGAGCGGATGATGATGACGCAGCTCATCGGGCCGGCGCAGGACATCCAGCCCATCCGCACCATCATCGACCTGGAGGCCTTCCTGGATGACTCGGCGGACGTGCAGACGGTGGCGACCCCCGAGCGCGATGGCGTCTATGGCCAGTTCATGACGTTCCCGCCGGCCAACAAGCTCTTCGGCGGCGCCTTCTTCCCCAACGAGGGCCGCTGGGACGCGCCCGTGAGCGACACGTGGACGTACCACATCCCGGCGGACGCGCGCCCCGGCACCTATCTGGTGTCCGCCAAGGCTCGCCGCGTGTACCTGGGTGAGGACCGGCCGGCGTCGCGCACCATCGAGATCCAGGTGGGCAGCCCGGTGCACACCGAGGCCAAGCTGACCACCGGCCCGTGCAACAGCTGCCACAGCCAGGGCGGCCAGCTGGCCGAGGTGCTGCACGGCAACGACAACCGCGCCGCGTGCGCGGCGTGCCACGCGCCGCTGGGCTTCGAGCTGGAAGGCCCCATCGTCGTGCGCACGCACTTCATCCACTCGCGCTCGAACCGGTTCGACGCGCCGCTGGAGAAGTGCTCTTCCTGCCACCTGACCCAGGACAGCACGCAGCGGACCAGCAAGGCCGCGTGTCTGTCGTGCCACAAGAGCTACCCGGACAGCCACGTGGCGAAGTTCGGCCCCATCGAAAGCATGTACGTCGGCGGGGGCCGCGAATCCTTCCAGCAGTGCACCGGCGCCTGCCACAAGACACACCCGGGCAGCGGCTTCTAG
- a CDS encoding FIST C-terminal domain-containing protein, producing MAQVKMQTARTTLAEPAAAAEDLLRQLNGPPPKLVTLFAARNRNQLELNRAVRARLPKETRLVGATTGGELDNDGIHEDTVVLGAMSGDFEVGLGLGSGLTVDAFGAGAAAIKRACEELGVRQQDLNPRHYVGLVIDDGFRYKKEELLLGILDKSQTLVLVGGGASDYSRDPARQSALVHVDGEVAGDGVLVALFKTNAPWGALRSHWYVPTGEKLTITRVDETHTRALEIDGKPAAARYAELLDVRPEDLEFGSPRGFAVRPTALKVGREYFIRAAWRPLEDGSILFANLLEEGSELELMKIGDMAGMTRAFFTEELPRRVPNPQATLLFHCSGRMWYAGATGSVPQLSEAMKVAPTAAGMNVHFEIYSGFHINTTLTVLAFGAN from the coding sequence ATGGCACAAGTGAAGATGCAGACGGCTCGCACCACACTCGCCGAGCCGGCCGCTGCCGCGGAGGACCTCCTACGACAACTCAACGGGCCACCGCCCAAGCTGGTGACGCTGTTCGCGGCGCGCAACCGCAATCAGCTGGAACTCAACCGCGCGGTGCGCGCGCGGCTGCCCAAGGAGACCCGCCTGGTGGGCGCCACCACCGGCGGAGAGCTGGACAACGACGGCATCCACGAGGACACCGTGGTGCTGGGCGCCATGTCCGGCGACTTCGAGGTGGGCCTGGGGCTGGGCAGCGGGCTCACCGTGGACGCGTTCGGCGCGGGCGCCGCGGCCATCAAGCGCGCGTGCGAGGAACTGGGCGTCCGGCAGCAGGACCTGAATCCGCGCCACTACGTCGGGCTCGTGATTGACGACGGCTTCCGCTACAAGAAAGAGGAGCTGCTGCTGGGCATCCTCGACAAGAGCCAGACGCTGGTGCTCGTGGGCGGCGGTGCCAGCGACTACAGCCGGGACCCCGCGCGCCAGTCCGCGCTGGTGCACGTGGACGGCGAGGTGGCCGGCGACGGCGTGCTGGTGGCCCTGTTCAAGACGAACGCGCCGTGGGGCGCGCTGCGCTCGCACTGGTACGTGCCCACCGGCGAGAAGCTCACCATCACCCGCGTGGACGAGACGCACACGCGCGCGCTGGAGATCGACGGCAAGCCCGCGGCGGCGCGCTACGCGGAGCTGTTGGACGTGCGCCCGGAGGACCTGGAGTTCGGCAGTCCGCGTGGCTTCGCGGTGCGGCCCACCGCGCTCAAGGTGGGCCGGGAGTACTTCATCCGCGCCGCGTGGCGGCCGCTGGAGGACGGCTCCATCCTGTTCGCCAACCTGCTCGAGGAAGGCAGCGAGCTGGAGCTGATGAAGATTGGCGACATGGCGGGCATGACGCGCGCCTTCTTCACCGAGGAGCTGCCGCGCCGGGTGCCCAACCCCCAGGCCACGCTCCTGTTCCACTGCAGCGGACGCATGTGGTACGCGGGCGCCACCGGCTCGGTGCCCCAGCTGTCAGAGGCGATGAAGGTCGCTCCCACGGCCGCTGGGATGAATGTGCACTTCGAGATCTACTCGGGGTTCCACATCAACACCACGCTGACCGTGCTGGCTTTCGGGGCGAACTGA